The following proteins are co-located in the Neofelis nebulosa isolate mNeoNeb1 chromosome 18, mNeoNeb1.pri, whole genome shotgun sequence genome:
- the TELO2 gene encoding telomere length regulation protein TEL2 homolog: MDPALSAVRLTVREAIHTLSSCEDGGRVLSTLGSLRRYLSGAENPALPGEQEEFARVHFSALLRCLVGRLSPGWLGLLPDGQVEELWASFFLEGPADQAFLVLMESIEGAAGPSFRLTKVAQLLARFLRAGRMAAVMEGQCRQVTEPASPLLQETLLAKVVGLPDCLGNRLQRENLDAFLPQKYFPLLGEEMMRVLQAVVDSLRGGWDCSVSFLSQVLGKACVRGRQKEMLGVLVLRLTALTQGSCLWQRVCWRLVERVPDRAVEALLTGLVEVAAGPEVLSRLLGNLVMKNKKAQFVMTRKLLFLQYQYSTPMLQSLLGYLATDSQRRPLLVQALKGLLETWGSCSAVRHAPLAQQCYISKAVLICLALLGEAELRDSRDELLTSLMAGVKSRLDSSLPVVRRLGMIVAEVASARLHPEGPPLKFQYEEDELSREMLALAAPRPAADSPLEASPVVTPEAAETPGRGSVDGGVPQALPEGSGSDLDSDDELVPYDMSGDQELKRSKAPTYVRDCVEALTSSEDWERWEAALRALEALVIRNPTAAREVSVELAKVLLHLEEKTSVEGFEGLRQRALVAVVVTDPAPVAEYLTSQFYALNFSLRQRMDILDVLTLAAQELSRPGRPPKAPQCDPRGPAPPPGSAVAPAWRAVVEERIRNKTRRFSQGSARRGRDAGANQFSSVAGYFFFPLIQHFDRPLVTFDLLGEDQLVLGRLAHTLGALMYLAVNTTVAVTMGKALLEFVWTLRFHSDTYVRRGLLSAVSSVLLSVPAERLLADLPDELLETRSWLADVADRDADEDCRMLAVKALLLLEKLRDRLLPLASP; this comes from the exons atGGACCCAGCGCTCTCTGCAGTCCGGCTGACCGTGCGGGAAGCGATTCACACCCTTTCCTCTTGCGAGGATGGCGGCCGCGTCCTTTCCACCTTGGGGTCCCTGAGGCGGTATCTCAGCGGAGCGGAGAACCCAGCCCTTCCCGGGGAGCAGGAGGAGTTCGCCAGGGTGCACTTTTCCGCCCTCCTCAGGTGTCTAGTGGGCAGGCTGAGCCCAGGCTGGCTGGGGCTTCTGCCCGACGGCCAGGTGGAGGAGCTGTGGGCCAGCTTCTTCCTGGAGGGCCCGGCCGACCAGGCCTTCCTGGTGCTGATGGAGTCCATCGAGGGTGCCGCcgg CCCGAGCTTCCGTCTGACGAAGGTGGCGCAGCTCCTGGCCAGGTTCCTGCGCGCGGGCAGGATGGCCGCTGTGATGGAGGGCCAGTGCCGCCAGGTGACGGAGCCGGCGTCCCCGCTGCTCCAGGAGACGCTCCTCGCCAAGGTGGTGGGCCTGCCCGACTGCCTGGGCAACCGTCTGCAGCGGGAGAACCTGGACGCGTTCCTCCCCCAGAAGTACTTCCCTCTGCTCGGCGAGGAGATGATGCGGGTGCTGCAGGCGGTGGTGGACTCCCTCCGAG GTGGCTGGGACTGCTCCGTCTCCTTCCTGTCGCAGGTGCTCGGGAAAGCCTGTGTCCGCGGGAGGCAGA AGGAGATGCTGGGCGTGCTGGTGCTGCGGCTGACGGCGCTCACCCAGGGCAGCTGCCTCTGGCAGCGGGTCTGCTGGCGCCTGGTGGAGCGTGTGCCCGACCGGGCCGTGGAGGCGCTGCTGACGGGACTGGTGGAGGTCGCCGCAGG GCCTGAAGTCCTCTCACGGCTGCTGGGGAACCTGGTGATGAAAAATAAGAAGGCCCAGTTCGTGATGACCCGGAAACTTCTGTTCCTACAGTACCAGTACTCG ACGCCCatgctgcagagcctgctggggtaCCTGGCCACGGACAGCCAACGGCGCCCGCTCCTCGTACAG GCACTGAAGGGGCTCCTGGAGACGTGGGGCAGCTGCAGTGCCGTCCGCCACGCGCCTCTGGCGCAGCAGTGCTACATTAGCAAGGCTGTCCTCATCTGCTTGGCGCTCCTGGGGGAGGCGGAGCTCCGGGACAGCCGAGACG AGCTGCTGACTAGCCTGATGGCGGGGGTGAAGAGTCGCCTGGACAGCAGCCTGCCCGTTGTGCGCCGTCTGGGCATGATCGTGGCCGAGGTGGCCAGCGCCCGGCTCCACCCTGAGGGGCCACCCCTGAAGTTCCAG TACGAGGAAGACGAGCTGAGCCGTGAGATGCTGGCCCTGGCAGCCCCCCGGCCTGCGGCCGACAGCCCCTTGGAGGCGAG CCCTGTCGTCACTCCAGAGGCTGCAGAGACCCCCGGCAGAGGGAGCGTGGACGGCGGCGTCCCCCAGGCCCTGCCGGAAGGCTCAGGCTCTGACCTGGACAG TGACGATGAGCTCGTCCCCTATGACATGTCGGGGGACCAAGAGCTAAAGAGGAGCAAGGCGCCCACCTACGTTCGGGACTGCGTGGAAG CCCTGACCTCGTCCGAGGATTGGGAGCGCTGGGAGGCGGCCCTGCGGGCCCTCGAGGCATTGGTCATCAGGAACCCGACTGCTGCACGCGag GTGAGTGTGGAGCTGGCCAAGGTGCTGCTGCACCTGGAGGAGAAGACGAGCGTGGAGGGCTTTGAGGGGCTGCGCCAGAGAGCCCTTGTGGCCGTCGTGGTCACAGACCCGGCCCCG GTAGCAGAGTATCTGACCTCGCAGTTCTACGCCCTCAACTTCAGCCTCCGACAGCGCATGGACATTCTGGAT GTCCTGACTCTGGCCGCCCAGGAGCTGTCTCGGCCTGGCCGCCCGCCCAAGGCCCCCCAGTGCGACCCCCggggccccgcccccccgcccggCAGTGCCGTGGCTCCCGCCTGGCGCGCAGTCGTGGAGGAGCGGATCAGAAACAAGACCCGGCGGTTCTCGCAG GGCTCTGCCAGGCGGGGACGGGACGCTGGCGCCAACCAGTTCAGCTCGGTGGCTGGCTACTTCTTCTTCCCACTCATTCAGCACTTTGACAG ACCACTGGTGACCTTCGACCTTTTGGGGGAAGACCAGCTGGTTCTCGGGAGATTGGCCCACACCTTGGGGGCCCTGATGTACCTGGCTGTGAACACTACG GTGGCTGTGACCATGGGCAAGGCCCTGCTGGAGTTCGTGTGGACCCTTCGCTTCCACAGTGACAC CTATGTGCGCCGGGGCCTGCTGTCCGCGGTCTCCTCCGTCCTCCTCAGTGTTCCGGCCGAGCGACTGCTGGCAGACCTGCCAGACGAGCTGCTGGAAACCCGATCCTGGCTGGCGG ATGTGGCTGACCGGGACGCGGACGAGGACTGCAGGATGCTGGCTGTGAAAGCCCTGCTGCTTCTGGAGAAACTCAGAGACCGACTGCTCCCCCTCGCTTCTCCTTAG
- the PTX4 gene encoding pentraxin-4 produces the protein MLCTKVVEGGSSLPWHSGRAVGGEGAHSRRPRPVRIFRMGGPRTTLSVFLIFAPVYLHGVLSREAGPAAQRKPFFERLRRLEEQFRRLQEVTLTHLRGLASNYNLSYDIDTRFQSLALETQAVALAVNRSQAAVQGDLSRLKNWMQKSQRRSRKLDSRLLALDSVLSDRDRQLAQAGKEREAQGDGLASLGLALRALQDTVAGLTHLVQSQGARLAALEGRLQVAGPGAVAPGPTPALPPPPPPPLPLPQLGLPSLGSPKLQRGGQALRAPPEPGDPPQDFASHLQGTREPQGPGSQRTRPPGRPGETCNMGPVLVFPNASTQNVAFLSPGFPSGLRALSVCSWVRVASGHLGTLLSYATEENDNKLVLHGRDSLVPGSVHFVIGDPAFRELPLQPLLDGRWHHVCVIWTSTLGRYRLHVDRRLVATGSRFREGYEIPPGGSLVLGQEQDSVGGGFDSSEAFVGSVAGLAIWDRALVPGEVASLATGRGLPPGAILTLDDAHRVGGFVQRVNCSCLALCP, from the exons ATGCTTTGCACGAaggtggtggagggaggaagcTCGCTCCCGTGGCACTCGGGCAGGGCTGTGGGTGGCGAAGGAGCACACAGCAGACGGCCTCGCCCTGTGCGCATCTTCAGGATGGGCGGCCCGAGGACAACCCTGTCTGTCTTCCTTATTTTTGCGCCTGTGTATCTGCATGGGGTTTTGTCGCGGGAAGCCGGCCCTGCAGCgcaaagaaaaccatttttcGAGAGGCTCCGCAGACTAGAAGAGCAG TTTCGGAGGCTCCAAGAGGTGACCCTCACACACCTGCGGGGCCTTGCCAGCAACTACAACCTGTCCTACGACATTGACACTCGGTTCCAGAGCCTGGCCCTGGAGACCCAGGCCGTGGCCCTGGCCGTGAACCGGTCACAGGCCGCCGTGCAGGGCGACCTGAGCCGCCTCAAGAACTGGATGCAGAAGTCACAGCGCAGGAGCCGGAAGCTGGACTCCAGGCTGCTGGCCTTGGACTCCGTCCTAAGTGACAGGGACAGACAGCTGGCCCAGGCGGGGAAGGAGCGGGAGGCACAGGGGGATGGCCTCGCCAGCCTTGGCCTGGCCCTGCGGGCCCTACAGGACACGGTGGCCGGCCTCACGCACCTGGTGCAGAGCCAGGGCGCCAGGCTGGCTGCTCTCGAGGGACGGCTGCAGGTGGCCGGTCCTGGCGCCGTGGCCCCGGGGCCGACTccggccctgcccccacccccgcccccgcccctgcccctgccccagctgggGCTGCCAAGCCTAGGCTCCCCGAAGCTGCAGAGGGGCGGGCAGGCGCTCAGAGCTCCGCCTGAGCCCGGGGACCCACCTCAGGACTTCGCCAGCCATCTCCAGGGGACACGGGAGCCACAAGGCCCAGGCAGCCAGCGGACACGGCCGCCCGGGAGACCAGGAGAGA cctGCAACATGGGCCCCGTGCTCGTCTTCCCCAACGCCTCCACCCAGAACGTCGCCTTCCTGAGCCCCGGCTTCCCCTCAGGCCTGCGGGCCCTGTCTGTCTGCAGCTGGGTCCGCGTGGCCTCGGGCCACCTGGGCACCCTGCTCTCCTACGCCACCGAGGAGAATGACAACAAGCTCGTGCTGCACGGCAGGGACTCCCTGGTCCCTGGCTCTGTCCACTTCGTGATCGGAGACCCGGCCTTCAGGGAGCTGCCCCTGCAGCCACTGCTGGACGGCCGGTGGCACCACGTGTGTGTCATCTGGACGTCCACGCTGGGCAGGTACCGGCTCCACGTAGACCGCAGGCTAGTGGCCACCGGCTCCCGCTTCAGGGAGGGCTACGAGATCCCTCCAGGGGGGTCCCTTGTGCTGGGCCAGGAGCAAGACAGCGTGGGGGGTGGGTTCGACAGCTCCGAGGCCTTCGTGGGGAGCGTGGCGGGCCTGGCCATATGGGACCGGGCGCTGGTCCCCGGGGAGGTGGCAAGCCTCGCCACGGGGCGGGGGCTCCCTCCGGGCGCTATCCTCACGCTGGACGACGCCCACCGGGTGGGCGGATTCGTGCAGAGGGTGAACTGCAGCTGCCTGGCGCTCTGTCCCTGA